One region of Flavobacterium sp. KACC 22763 genomic DNA includes:
- a CDS encoding SDR family NAD(P)-dependent oxidoreductase, which produces MSKKTAIVTGGNSGLGFATAKKLCDNGITTYIIGRSKEKTEDACKEIGENAIPVIFDLNDLKGIPAMIESIAKNSPIDILVNNAGINMKKEIPEVTNEDFLSIIHTNLLSVFAVSREVIKNMKENGGGSIINISSMASQYGIPKVIAYSSSKGAIEAMTRAMAVELAQFGIRANCIAPGFIKTKMSSTALDNDPERKNKVLGRTPMGYLGEPSDIADAVYYFALSESKYTTGTVLPVDGGNSIGF; this is translated from the coding sequence ATGAGCAAGAAAACGGCAATTGTAACGGGAGGAAATTCGGGATTAGGTTTTGCAACGGCAAAAAAGCTTTGTGACAACGGAATCACAACTTATATAATTGGCAGATCGAAAGAAAAAACAGAAGACGCCTGTAAAGAAATTGGAGAAAATGCCATTCCTGTAATCTTTGATTTAAATGATTTGAAAGGTATTCCGGCAATGATTGAAAGCATTGCCAAAAACAGTCCGATTGATATTTTGGTCAACAACGCCGGAATCAATATGAAAAAAGAAATTCCCGAGGTAACTAATGAAGATTTCCTTTCGATAATTCACACCAATTTATTGAGCGTTTTTGCCGTAAGCAGAGAAGTGATTAAAAACATGAAAGAAAACGGAGGCGGAAGCATCATTAATATCAGTTCGATGGCATCACAATACGGAATTCCAAAAGTAATTGCATATTCGTCAAGCAAAGGCGCTATTGAAGCGATGACGCGTGCTATGGCAGTTGAATTGGCTCAGTTTGGTATTCGTGCCAACTGTATTGCTCCAGGATTCATTAAAACGAAAATGTCATCAACAGCGCTTGATAACGATCCGGAAAGAAAAAATAAAGTATTGGGAAGAACGCCAATGGGCTATTTAGGCGAGCCTTCAGACATTGCAGATGCGGTTTATTATTTTGCTTTAAGCGAATCAAAATATACTACAGGTACAGTATTGCCTGTTGATGGCGGGAATAGTATTGGGTTTTAG